In the genome of Rhodoflexus caldus, one region contains:
- the nusA gene encoding transcription termination factor NusA: METGLLIESFKEFASQKSIDRPTMVRILEDVFRTMIRKKYLSDENFDVIVNIDKGDLEILHYREVVEDDAPDYDENKQIRLSDARKIDEDFSVGEEVAENIKIEDFGRRVVQTARQTLIQKIKDLEKDNLFNKYKVLVGQIVTCEVYQVLGREVILRDAQGNELVLPRSEQIMKDRFRKGDSVRAIVHRVEMVNGNPRIILSRTSPIFLERLFEQEVPEVYDGIITIRKTVREPGERAKVAVESYDDRIDPVGACVGMKGSRIHSIVRELCNENIDVINYTDNIELFIQRALSPAKISSIKIDEEHSRAAVFLKRDQVSLAIGKGGQNIKLAGKLVGLEIDVFRELTEADEEEEDVELTEFADVLDEWVIEEFTKIGLDTARSVLGMSRDYLIKKTELEEETVDFVLDVLRKEFE, translated from the coding sequence ATGGAAACCGGATTATTGATAGAGTCATTCAAGGAGTTTGCCAGCCAAAAGTCCATTGACAGGCCTACAATGGTGCGCATTTTGGAAGATGTTTTCCGCACCATGATTCGGAAGAAATATCTTTCCGATGAAAACTTTGACGTAATTGTCAATATTGACAAAGGTGATTTGGAGATTCTTCACTACCGCGAAGTAGTCGAAGATGATGCGCCCGATTATGACGAAAACAAGCAAATCAGGCTGAGCGATGCCCGCAAAATAGACGAGGATTTTTCGGTCGGCGAAGAAGTAGCCGAAAATATCAAAATAGAAGATTTCGGCAGAAGGGTTGTTCAAACTGCCCGCCAAACGCTCATCCAGAAAATTAAAGACCTTGAAAAAGATAACCTGTTCAACAAATACAAAGTACTCGTGGGGCAAATCGTAACCTGCGAAGTATATCAGGTATTGGGCAGAGAGGTTATCCTGCGCGATGCACAAGGCAACGAACTGGTATTGCCGCGTTCCGAGCAAATCATGAAAGACCGTTTCCGCAAAGGCGACTCCGTTCGTGCGATTGTACACCGCGTAGAAATGGTAAACGGCAACCCGCGTATCATTCTCTCACGTACTTCCCCCATCTTTTTGGAGCGCCTGTTCGAGCAGGAAGTACCCGAAGTTTACGACGGTATTATTACCATCCGCAAAACCGTGCGCGAGCCCGGCGAGCGCGCCAAAGTAGCCGTAGAATCTTATGATGACCGCATAGACCCCGTAGGTGCTTGCGTGGGCATGAAAGGCTCACGTATCCACAGCATTGTTCGCGAACTGTGCAACGAGAACATAGACGTAATCAATTACACCGACAATATTGAGTTGTTCATTCAGCGCGCACTGAGCCCCGCCAAAATATCAAGCATCAAAATTGACGAAGAGCACTCGCGCGCCGCTGTATTTCTCAAACGCGACCAAGTATCGCTGGCTATCGGCAAAGGTGGCCAAAATATTAAACTCGCCGGCAAACTTGTCGGGCTGGAAATAGATGTATTCCGCGAACTGACCGAAGCCGATGAGGAGGAGGAAGATGTTGAACTGACAGAATTTGCCGATGTGCTCGACGAGTGGGTGATTGAGGAATTTACCAAAATCGGTCTGGATACGGCACGCAGCGTGCTTGGCATGAGCCGCGACTACCTCATCAAAAAGACCGAATTGGAAGAAGAAACCGTCGATTTTGTGCTGGACGTACTCAGAAAAGAGTTTGAATAA
- the infB gene encoding translation initiation factor IF-2, translating to MTESKTYRLGQVARNFGVTTTMLVDFLASKGVKVDNNPNTKITAEQYAMAEKEFAASAAVKKEASSLHIGKSYSENIVISSENQNDRRKEDEEEDEDVISVKSSAFVPFSKKESAEKPAEKKEPEKITAKPSGLKILGKIDLDAKKTTAKPEEPEVPKHEPVAEKAVVQPEIKPEPQPKPEAVPVKEEVVVAEKPAPQPQPETKQEVKAKQEPAPEPQPKVAEKPVAETPKKEEPKEKPIAPAVKTPPVAPVEVAPPQEESAEEGTVIRAEAEKLQGLKVLGKIELPLDKDKKKPKPIASSDEKDKNKRKRKRIKNNTGNPVKPDTQASGSQQKTGGQQQGGQGNANRGGNQQQQRHQHAGKKGNVQASAPLKEEISEKEVQENIKNTLARLTGTNTRQQIIKKQIKRDKREASARRQEEQVGQEKSNVLQVTEFISANDLANLMGVSVNQIIAKCLSFGMFVAINQRLDAEAITIIADEFGYDVEFISAEQEIAVELDQEDDEKDLLPRAPIVTIMGHVDHGKTSLLDYIRKSKVVEGEAGGITQHIGAYDVVTKSGKRIAFLDTPGHEAFTAMRARGAKLTDVAIIVVAADDDVMPQTKEAINHAQAAGVPIVFAINKIDKPEARPEKIKESLANLNFLVEDWGGKYQSQEISAKKGIGVDELLEKVLLEAELLDLKANPNKLAVGTVIEASLDKGKGYVATVMVQSGTLRKGDVILAGANYGRVKALMDHRGKILKEAGPSTPVQVLGLNGAPQAGDKFNAMESEREAKEIATKREQIIREQSIRATKRTTLSDIGRRIALGNFKQLNIIVKGDVDGSVEALADSLLKLSNDEIEVNIISKAVGQISESDVLLAAASDAIIIGFQVRPSANARKMAEKEQVEIRLYSIIYNAINEVKDAMEGLLAPTIEEVILGNAEVLQVFKIPKVGNIAGCRVTEGQIKRNSRVRIIRDGIVVYGGDKGVGELASLRREKDDVNEVKAGYECGIGIKNFNDIKPGDIIEAYEEREIKRKLT from the coding sequence ATGACAGAAAGTAAAACCTATAGGCTTGGGCAGGTAGCCCGTAATTTTGGCGTAACTACAACTATGCTTGTCGATTTTCTGGCAAGCAAAGGGGTAAAAGTGGACAACAATCCCAACACTAAAATTACGGCTGAGCAATATGCAATGGCCGAAAAAGAATTTGCAGCTTCCGCAGCAGTTAAAAAAGAAGCGTCCAGTTTGCATATTGGCAAGTCTTATAGCGAAAATATCGTCATCAGTTCGGAAAATCAGAATGACCGCCGCAAAGAAGACGAAGAAGAAGACGAAGATGTAATCAGCGTAAAATCTTCGGCTTTTGTGCCTTTCTCTAAAAAAGAAAGTGCAGAAAAGCCTGCCGAAAAGAAAGAACCCGAAAAAATCACCGCCAAACCAAGCGGGTTGAAAATATTGGGTAAAATAGACTTAGATGCCAAAAAGACTACTGCCAAGCCCGAAGAACCGGAAGTGCCTAAACACGAACCCGTAGCGGAAAAAGCAGTAGTGCAGCCTGAGATAAAGCCCGAACCACAGCCCAAGCCCGAGGCTGTACCGGTGAAAGAAGAGGTTGTTGTAGCCGAAAAGCCGGCACCACAACCCCAGCCCGAAACCAAGCAAGAGGTAAAAGCCAAGCAAGAGCCGGCACCTGAGCCACAACCCAAGGTGGCGGAGAAGCCCGTGGCCGAAACTCCCAAGAAGGAAGAACCCAAGGAAAAACCGATTGCTCCGGCGGTAAAAACGCCGCCTGTTGCTCCTGTTGAGGTTGCACCACCACAAGAAGAAAGTGCCGAAGAAGGTACTGTTATTCGTGCCGAAGCTGAAAAGCTGCAAGGGCTGAAAGTATTGGGTAAAATAGAGTTACCTCTCGACAAAGACAAAAAGAAACCCAAACCTATTGCCTCTTCCGACGAGAAGGACAAAAATAAGCGCAAACGCAAGCGCATTAAAAATAACACAGGCAACCCTGTAAAGCCTGATACACAGGCATCAGGTTCGCAACAAAAAACCGGTGGGCAGCAGCAAGGCGGTCAAGGTAACGCCAACCGTGGCGGCAACCAACAACAACAGCGCCATCAGCATGCCGGTAAAAAAGGAAATGTGCAAGCCAGTGCCCCTCTGAAAGAAGAAATTTCAGAAAAAGAGGTACAAGAAAACATCAAAAATACGCTTGCCCGCCTGACCGGAACCAATACGCGCCAGCAAATCATTAAAAAACAGATTAAACGCGACAAGCGCGAGGCAAGCGCACGCAGACAGGAAGAACAGGTAGGACAGGAAAAAAGCAACGTATTACAGGTTACGGAGTTTATTTCTGCCAACGACTTGGCCAATCTGATGGGAGTTTCCGTCAATCAGATTATCGCCAAATGTCTTTCGTTCGGTATGTTCGTTGCCATCAACCAGCGATTGGATGCCGAAGCCATCACCATTATTGCCGATGAGTTCGGCTATGATGTGGAGTTTATTTCGGCCGAACAGGAAATTGCCGTAGAACTTGACCAAGAAGATGACGAAAAAGACCTTCTGCCGCGTGCACCTATCGTAACCATCATGGGGCACGTAGACCACGGTAAAACATCGCTGCTCGACTATATCCGCAAATCGAAAGTTGTAGAAGGTGAAGCAGGAGGTATTACCCAACACATTGGCGCTTACGACGTCGTAACCAAGAGCGGTAAACGCATTGCCTTTCTCGATACGCCCGGCCACGAAGCATTTACCGCCATGCGTGCGAGGGGTGCAAAACTCACTGACGTGGCAATTATTGTGGTAGCTGCCGACGACGACGTTATGCCGCAAACCAAAGAAGCGATTAACCACGCACAGGCTGCCGGTGTGCCTATCGTATTTGCCATCAACAAGATAGATAAACCCGAAGCACGTCCCGAAAAAATCAAGGAATCGCTTGCCAACCTGAATTTCTTGGTAGAAGACTGGGGCGGAAAGTACCAAAGTCAGGAAATTTCTGCCAAAAAAGGCATCGGGGTAGATGAACTGCTGGAAAAAGTGTTGCTGGAAGCAGAATTGCTCGATTTGAAGGCAAACCCCAATAAACTTGCCGTAGGTACTGTTATTGAAGCCTCCCTTGATAAAGGTAAAGGCTATGTGGCAACCGTTATGGTACAGTCGGGTACTTTGCGCAAAGGCGATGTGATATTGGCCGGTGCCAATTACGGACGGGTAAAGGCCTTGATGGACCACCGCGGTAAAATTTTGAAAGAAGCAGGCCCTTCCACCCCCGTGCAAGTGCTTGGATTAAACGGTGCACCGCAAGCGGGTGATAAATTCAACGCAATGGAGTCGGAGCGCGAAGCCAAGGAAATTGCTACCAAACGCGAGCAAATTATCCGCGAGCAAAGCATCCGTGCCACTAAGCGCACAACCCTGAGCGACATCGGTCGCCGCATTGCACTGGGCAACTTCAAACAACTGAACATCATCGTAAAAGGCGATGTGGACGGCTCTGTGGAAGCACTTGCCGACTCACTGCTGAAACTTTCCAATGATGAAATTGAAGTAAATATCATCAGCAAAGCAGTGGGGCAAATCTCTGAGTCCGATGTGTTGCTGGCCGCTGCCTCCGATGCTATTATCATCGGCTTCCAAGTGCGTCCTTCGGCAAACGCCCGTAAAATGGCAGAGAAAGAACAGGTTGAAATTCGCCTGTACTCAATCATCTACAATGCCATTAATGAGGTGAAAGATGCGATGGAAGGCTTGCTGGCGCCAACCATTGAGGAAGTTATTTTGGGTAATGCTGAAGTATTGCAGGTGTTCAAAATTCCTAAGGTCGGAAATATTGCCGGCTGCCGCGTAACAGAAGGGCAAATCAAACGCAATTCGCGCGTGCGCATTATCCGAGACGGCATCGTGGTTTACGGCGGCGATAAGGGTGTCGGCGAGCTTGCATCGCTGCGCCGTGAAAAAGACGACGTAAACGAGGTGAAAGCCGGTTATGAATGCGGTATCGGCATCAAAAACTTCAACGATATTAAGCCGGGAGATATTATTGAGGCCTACGAAGAGCGCGAAATCAAACGCAAACTGACGTAA
- a CDS encoding S8 family peptidase: MQFSIKSVIAASMLATAVYTPVLRAERILPSARLLFYKDSLEKAPKNWFNMDRAKDGVMGVSTDKAYAELLKGRPTKTVVVAIIDSGVDVEHEDLKGNIWTNAKEIPGNGIDDDNNGYVDDIHGWNFLGGKDGKNVHYDTYELTRIYKKLKARFDGKSEKDISAAEKADYNYYLDIQAKFNEKLTEMRSGMEQFSIFSEMYNKSVRLLKAYIDTEELTVDMVQSVESQDERIMAAKGIYMQAAIFGLDENTLAEAEEYYGNGVKYGYNLDFDPRSIVGDNYDDKTERYYGNNDVKGPDASHGTHVAGIVAAIRNNGIGIDGIATDVRIMAIRAVPEGDERDKDVANAIRYAVDNGAQIINMSFGKQYGTDKAVVDAAVQYAEQRGVLLVHAAGNESMNTDKVNFYPQRNYNNGKKAANWLDVGALSWRKGEAAVAEFSNYGQKTVDLFAPGVDILSTMPDQKYKEQSGTSMAAPVTTGVAALVLSYFPHLTAVQLREILLKSVSKIDDKVKIPGGDEIVKFGTLSVTGGVVNAYEAIREAMKVKAPNK, translated from the coding sequence ATGCAATTTAGTATCAAGTCGGTTATTGCCGCAAGTATGCTCGCAACCGCAGTTTATACTCCGGTACTGCGTGCTGAACGTATTCTTCCATCAGCCCGATTGTTATTTTATAAGGATTCGTTAGAAAAAGCGCCTAAAAACTGGTTCAATATGGATCGCGCCAAAGACGGTGTAATGGGTGTAAGCACAGACAAGGCCTATGCCGAACTGTTGAAGGGGCGGCCTACCAAAACAGTAGTAGTAGCAATCATAGATTCGGGTGTAGATGTAGAACATGAAGACCTCAAAGGCAATATCTGGACGAATGCCAAAGAAATTCCGGGCAATGGCATAGATGATGACAATAACGGCTACGTGGACGATATTCACGGTTGGAACTTTCTTGGCGGCAAAGACGGGAAAAACGTACACTACGATACTTACGAACTGACGCGTATCTATAAAAAATTGAAGGCAAGGTTCGACGGCAAGTCAGAGAAAGACATTAGCGCAGCAGAAAAAGCAGACTACAATTACTATCTGGACATTCAGGCCAAATTCAACGAAAAACTTACTGAAATGCGTTCCGGCATGGAGCAGTTCAGCATATTCAGCGAAATGTACAATAAAAGTGTGCGTCTGCTGAAAGCCTATATAGATACCGAAGAACTTACGGTTGATATGGTGCAATCGGTAGAAAGCCAGGATGAGCGCATAATGGCTGCCAAAGGAATCTACATGCAGGCTGCTATTTTCGGGCTCGATGAAAATACCCTTGCCGAAGCCGAAGAATATTATGGCAATGGCGTAAAATACGGCTACAACCTCGATTTTGACCCCCGTAGCATCGTAGGGGACAATTATGACGACAAAACAGAGCGCTATTACGGCAACAACGACGTAAAAGGCCCCGATGCAAGCCATGGCACACATGTGGCGGGTATCGTGGCTGCCATTCGCAACAATGGCATCGGTATTGACGGCATTGCAACCGATGTGCGCATCATGGCCATTCGTGCCGTACCCGAAGGCGACGAACGCGACAAAGACGTTGCAAATGCTATCAGGTATGCAGTAGACAACGGCGCACAAATTATCAACATGAGTTTTGGCAAACAGTACGGCACAGACAAAGCTGTGGTAGATGCCGCCGTCCAATATGCCGAACAGCGCGGCGTGCTGCTTGTACATGCAGCAGGCAACGAATCCATGAATACCGACAAAGTGAACTTTTATCCGCAACGCAACTACAACAACGGGAAAAAAGCCGCCAACTGGCTGGATGTAGGTGCGCTTTCATGGAGAAAGGGCGAAGCCGCTGTAGCCGAATTTTCTAACTATGGCCAAAAAACAGTTGATTTATTCGCCCCCGGCGTAGATATCCTCTCCACCATGCCCGACCAGAAATACAAGGAACAAAGCGGTACCAGCATGGCAGCACCCGTTACCACCGGCGTAGCAGCACTGGTGCTGTCCTACTTCCCACACCTGACAGCCGTACAACTGCGCGAAATATTGCTCAAAAGCGTATCAAAAATAGACGACAAGGTGAAAATACCCGGCGGCGACGAGATAGTAAAATTCGGTACACTCTCCGTAACAGGCGGCGTAGTAAATGCCTACGAAGCCATCCGCGAAGCCATGAAAGTAAAAGCGCCCAACAAATAG
- a CDS encoding ribosome maturation factor RimP: MELQEKIAEYVQSLLEEGFFLVDVLYQDKGGRARLSVLLDGDKGINIDRCASVSRRLAAWLEEQDLIKTAYTLEVSSPGVGQPLKLVRQYKANIGRTLKVDTTTGATHKGKLEQVTDDAILLAPLPTKKNKKAKAAEPEQPVLIPFVEIAKAVVEISFD, translated from the coding sequence ATGGAGTTGCAGGAAAAAATAGCCGAGTACGTTCAATCATTGCTCGAAGAGGGGTTCTTTCTGGTAGATGTGCTTTATCAGGACAAAGGCGGCCGCGCACGCTTGTCCGTACTGCTCGACGGCGACAAAGGTATCAATATTGACCGGTGCGCAAGTGTCAGCCGTCGGTTGGCAGCTTGGCTGGAAGAGCAGGATTTAATTAAAACAGCTTATACATTGGAAGTTTCATCGCCCGGCGTAGGGCAACCGTTGAAACTTGTGCGACAATACAAAGCCAATATCGGGCGCACCCTGAAAGTTGATACAACCACAGGTGCTACTCACAAAGGCAAACTGGAACAAGTAACCGATGATGCGATTTTGCTTGCACCGCTACCGACAAAAAAAAACAAAAAAGCAAAGGCGGCAGAACCGGAGCAACCCGTGTTGATTCCGTTTGTAGAGATAGCCAAAGCAGTGGTTGAAATTTCATTTGACTAA